A stretch of DNA from Mycobacterium senriense:
TCGGTGTAGAGCAGAATCAACCCACCCGTCGGCAGCTCCGCCGTCGCGGTGTCGCCGTTCGGGGTGCCGGCGGTGTCGCGGGCGCGGTTTCCCGTCACCGACACCGGGGCACGCCGGCCGGACTCCAGATAGACAGTGCGACCGTCGGGCAGCACCAGCAGCGGGTACGGGTGCCCGGCGCAGCTGTAGCTGACGGTGGCACCGCCCCCTCGATTTGCGGTGTCGATCAGCGCATAGGCCACCGTCGCGCAGCGCGCGCCGTCGACGCTGGCGCCATACCGGTCCAGCGAACCCAGCACGGCGTCGGGCTCGCCCGCGGTGAGTGCGGACGCGGCGACCGCGGCGCGCAACCTGCTCATCACGATCGCCGCGGCCAGGCCGTGGCCGACCACGTCGCCGACCGAGATCGCGATCCTGCCGAGCGGATCCAGCGGGGTGACCGAATACCAGTCACCGCCGACCCGCATCGCCTCCCCCGCCGGCTGGTAGACGGCCGCGACGACTGCTGCGGTGGAGCCGCGATCCAGATCAAGCAGGTGCTCTTGGAAGTCGATGGCGATCTCGTGTTCGCGGGCCATCAGGCGCACCCGGTCCAGAGCCGAGGAGGTCAGTTCGGCCACGCGGCCGAAGGCGTCGAGTTCGGCGGCGTCGAATCGCCGCGGTGCCGGCCACAACAACGCCAGCACACCCAGGATGCGCCCGGAGCCGTCCCGCAGTGGATGGGCCACGCAGGCGCGGATGCTCGCCGCGCTGTCCTGAACCGCGTGCTCGTAGCGCGGGGGCAGCTCGAACGTGTCCGGGACGATCATCGACTCACCGGTGCGCGCGACGTCGGCCCCGATCAACGGGGCGTCGAGCGCGACGACGTGATAGCGGTCCCGGAACTCCGCGGGCAGATCGCCGGCGTATTCGAACCGCAGGTGATCCTCGCCGTCGACAACGCCGATCGCGACGGCACCCGCGTCGCCGGAGCCCAACGGCGAGCCCAGCAGGGCGTCCATGATCCCGCCGACCGAGCTGGTGGCCTGCAGCGCAGAGTCGAGGTGCACCAGATCGGCGGCCAGGCCCGACTGCGCCTCGCGACGCTGCCGGTCCCGCTCGCGCCCGACCGCGGACAACCTCGAGGCCAACCGATCGATCAGCTCTTGGGACCGGAACGGCTTGGGCAGGTAGTCGTCGGCACCGCCCGCGTAGCCCTCGCTGACGGCCTCGGCGCCGGCCCGGGCGGACAGCATCAGGATCGGCGTCGCGGCCAATTCCGGGTCGGCGCGCACGGCGGCGACGAATCCGAAACCGTCGAGCCCGGGCATCATCACGTCGGTGACGATCGCGTCCGGCCGCAGGTTCCGGGTCGCGGCCAGCGCCGACTCGCCGTCGCCGACCAGAACCGTCTCCCACCGCGCCGACAGCACCCGGTCCAGGTGGGCCCGCATGTCGGCGTTGTCGTCGGCGATCAGCACCAGCTGGCGGGTCGTGCCGGGCGCGGCGGCGACGGGTTCGGCGACCGTCATCACCCACTGACTGGCCTCGGCGACATACGGATTGGTCTCATCCAGGCCGGCGGGCGACGGCTCGACGACCGCGCCCGAGACCGATCGCGGCACCCGGATGGTGACGGTGGTTCCGCGGTCCAATTCGCTGTCGATCGCCACCGTGCCGCGTTGCAGTTCGACCAGCCCCCGGACCAAAGACAACCCGATCCCGGTGCCCTCGACACTGCGGCCGCGAACGTTGTCGGCCCGGTAGAAGCGCTCGAACAGCAGCTTCTGGTCCTCGGCGCCGATCCCGACCCCGGTGTCGCGCACGGCGATCACACAATCGCCGGCCTCGGCTCGCACCTGCACCGAGATCGTGCCCTGCAGCGTGTACTTGACCGCGTTGGACAGCAGATTGAGGACGATGGTTTCCCACATGCCTGGATCGACGTCGGCCAGGGCCGGCGCGCAGTCGAGCTCCAGCTCGAGCCCGGCCCGGTGGCACAGCTCAGCGAACGACGACGCGATCTGCGCGGTGAGCGCGCCGACGTCGGTGCGTACCAGCTTCGCGTTGGCCCGGCCCGCCTCGATGCGGGAGAAGTCGAGCAGTGAGTCGACCAGGCGCTGCAGACGGCGCGCGTTGCGTCCCGCGGTGGTAAGCCGCTCCGCGAGAACGCTTTGCGGCGCGGCGTCGGACAGTGCGTCGTCCAGCGGTCCGAGCAGCAGGGTCAGCGGGGTGCGGAACTCGTGGCTGACATTGGTCAAAAATGCGGTCTTCGCCCGGTCGAGCTCGGCCAGCGCATCGGCGCGATGCCGTTGCTGCTCGTAGGAGACGATCGAGGCGAACGTCGACGTCAATTGGTCGGCCAGCAGCTGGCAGAAACTTTGAAACTGCGTATCGAGGGGGCGGCGCGGGCTGGCGCCCACTACCAGCGCACCCGCGGTCGATGCCTCCCCGAGCGGGAGCACTAGAGCCTCCTGCGGACAGTCGGCACCCAGGACGTGATCGACGCCGGGGATCGCGCCCGCGACGTCGTCGATGACCTTGACCTCGGACCGGGACCGCGCCGCATCCCACTCGGTCAGCTGCGCCAATTCGCCCGGCAACAGCGCCCGCACGGATGGCGTCGCGCCGCGCAGCGTGATGTCGCCGGTGTCGCCGGCGGCATAGACGGCGACGAACGACAGGTCGGCCGGCTGTGATGCACATACCCGGACCGCGACACCGACCGCGTCGTCGATGTTGCGACTCTCGACTATCGCGGAGGCGACGGTGTTGAGCAGGTGCAGGCGGCGCTCGCTCAGCACCCGATCGGTGGTCTCGTAGGAGGGGCAGAAGATGCCGAAGGCCTTGCCGTCAGCGCCCACCAGCGGGCTGTAGGTGAAGGTGAAGTAGCGCTCGACCCGCCGGCCCGCGGTCACCATGGGCAGCATCAGGTCGCGCGACCAGGTCGCCTCACCGGTCGCGACGACCCCGGTGAGCATCGGGGCGATCGAATCCCAGATGTCCCACCACACGACTCGGCCGGGCTGCCCCAGGGAGCGGGGATGCTTGTCGCCGAGGATCTCGATGTAGGCGTCGTTGTACACCACGAACAGGTCCGCGGTGTCCAGCCACAGCACGAGCGGGAACCGCGACGCCAGCGTCGTGGCGACCGCCGCCCGCATCTCGCCCGGCCAGTCCCGCGGCGATCCCAGAGGGTGAGTGTCCCAGTCGTATTCGGCGAACCGCCGGCCCATCTCACCGCCCAAGGAAACAGCAGCGGCCAGGTCAGCCGGCAGTCGCGAGTTCATTGCTGTCGTCTTCGTTGCAATGCCGCGGACATGGTCGGGTAGATCTCGAACACCCGGTCCAATTCGGTGACCTGAATCGGCCGCAGCACCTGATCGTGGTCGGCGACCAGCCGAACCGCGGTCCCGCCGGCTTTCGCGTCCTCGTGACAGTCGAGCACCGCGTTCAGCGCCGCGCTTCCGAAGAACTCGACAGCCTGCAAGTCGATCACCACGGGGCGCACCGGCTGCGCCGACGCCAGCCCGAGCGCGGTGGTCAGGTGCGCGGCAAGCTCACCGACGGTACTGGAGTCGACATCGCCTTTGACGCTCACGATCACTACCTCGTCGTGCGTCTCGTGTTCGACCGCCAACAACTTCATGCCTTTCGCCGCAGCCTACGTTGGGATCTGCAGCCGCTAAGCCCGACGACGCGGCGAAGATGCGCGGTCGCGCATCGCAGATAACCAGAGAGTAACCCCTACCCGAACTGCCCGTTTACCGATTCGGAGGTTACCCGGCGGGCTCGGACGGGATCCTCTCGTGCACGGTCAGCAGCAAATGGTCGAACTGACTCTGCAGGGCGGCCGCCGGCGAAGGCAGGACGGCCACTTCGGTGAGCAACTGCTTGGCCAGCGCACGCAATTTCACGTTGGTTTCCTGCGAGCGCCACTGCAGCACGCGAAACGCTTGCTCGGCGCTCACCCGGTACACGTACATCAGCACGCCCTTGGCCTGTTCGATGGCAGCGCGGCTCTCGAACAGGTCCGGCAGCGCCTCGTCGAGCACCTCTCGGCGGGTCTCGTCGAAGGTGTTGGTGAGGTCGACGTAGTAACCCTCGGTGCCCAGCACGGCGCCCGACTCGTCCAGCATGCGGTCGGCGACGACGATCGCGTCGTGCACCGCGCCCGCGGTGTCGATGAACCGGTGCCGGCTCGAGAACGACTGCTCGGACTGCAGGGCGTGGTCGAGCAGCTCCTGCACATGCGCACGGTCGTCGGGATGCTTGTGCGACAACAGCAGTTGGGTCGTCGGCACGACCTCCCCCGGTTCGTAGCCGTGCATCCTGGCGACCTCGTCGGACCATTCCCAGCACTGCCCGACGAACCAGAAGCGGAACGCGCCGATGTTCAGAAGTCCAGGGTCCGACTCGATAGGCTCGGAAAATCGCACGCCGCCCACATCGGATGACGATTGCCCTGTTCGCCTGCGCTGTTGCACGTTTGCATTTTTCCACTTCGGGAGTGCCCTCGGCTACCGCCCCCGGCGGAAAAGGGCTGTCAACCATGTCACTCGGTCCGGGGTGGGGGTAACGTCGCGTGCGGACCCATCCATACGACGCGGGAGCGCACGCCGAGTGCGCTGAGAGGACGGCTCGGGGCCGTCGACCGTACGAACCTGACCGGGTAATGCCGGCGTAGGGAGATGAAAATGACTGATGTCCTTTCCGGAACCGTCGACGCGTCGGTGACCACCGGCCCGATTGCGGGCAGCAGCAAGGCCTACCGCGAGATCGAGGGGCCGGACGGCGTGACCCTGCGGGTGCCGCTGCGGCGCGTGCACCTGTCCACCGGTGACGACTTCGACCTGTACGACACCTCGGGGCCCTACACCGATCCGGACGCGACGATCGACCTGACGGCAGGACTGCCGCCGCGGCCCGGCGTTGTCCGCGATCGCGGCACCCAGCTGCAGCGCGCCCGTGCCGGCGAGATCACCGCCGAGATGGCATACATCGCGGCCCGCGAGGGCATGCCCGCTGAGCTGGTGCGCGACGAGGTCGCGCGGGGCCGCGCGGTGATCCCGGCCAACCACAACCACCCCGAGATCGAGCCGATGATCATCGGCAAGGCATTTGCAACCAAGGTGAACGCAAACATCGGCAACTCGGCGGTGACGTCCTCGATCGCCGAGGAGGTCGACAAGATGGTGTGGGCCACCCGGTGGGGCGCCGACACCATCATGGACCTGTCCACCGGCAAGAACATCCACGAAACCCGCGAGTGGATCCTGCGCAATTCGCCGGTGCCGGTCGGCACCGTGCCGATCTACCAGGCGCTGGAAAAGACCAAGGGCGACCCGACCGAGCTGACCTGGGAGCTCTACCGCGACACCGTGATCGAGCAGTGTGAGCAGGGCGTGGACTACATGACCGTGCACGCCGGCGTGTTGCTGCGCTACGTGCCGCTGACCGCCAAGCGGGTCACCGGCATCGTGTCCCGCGGCGGCTCGATCATGGCGGCCTGGTGCCTGGCGCACCACCGGGAGTCGTTCCTGTACACCAACTTCGACGAGCTTTGCGAGATCTTCGCCCGCTACGACGTCACCTTCTCCCTGGGCGACGGGCTGCGGCCGGGCTCGATCGCGGACGCCAACGACGCCGCGCAGTTCGCCGAGCTGCGCACCCTGGGCGAGCTGACCAAGATCGCGAAATCCCATGGCGTGCAGGTGATGATCGAGGGTCCGGGCCACGTCCCGATGCACAAGATCGTCGAGAATGTGCGGCTGGAAGAGGAGTGGTGTGAGGAGGCCCCGTTCTACACGCTGGGTCCGCTGGCCACCGACATCGCGCCGGCCTACGACCACATCACCTCGGCGATCGGCGCGGCCATCATCGCCCAGGCCGGCACCGCGATGCTCTGCTACGTGACCCCCAAGGAGCACCTGGGACTGCCGGACCGCAAGGACGTCAAGGACGGGGTTATCGCCTACAAGATCGCCGCGCACGCAGGCGATCTGGCCAAGGGCCACCCGCACGCGCAGGAGCGGGACAACGCGCTGTCGACGGCGCGGTTCGAGTTCCGGTGGAACGACCAGTTCGCGCTGTCGCTCGACCCGGACACCGCGCGCGAGTACCACGATGAGACGCTGCCGGCCGAACCCGCCAAGACCGCGCACTTCTGCTCCATGTGCGGCCCGAAGTTCTGCTCGATGCGCATCACCCAGGACGTCCGCGACTACGCCGCCAAACACGGCCTGGACAGCGAGGAAGCGATCGAGGCGGCCATGTCCGAGGGCATGGCGGAGAAGTCGCGCGAGTTCGCCGAGCAGGGCAACCGGGTGTATCTACCGCTCACGCAGTGACCGGCACGCCGCCGTCGCTGCCGCTACCGCCGCCGGGCACCACCCCGACGCGGGTCCTGACCATCGCCGGGTCGGACTCCGGCGGCGGCGCGGGTATCGAAGCCGACATGCGCACGATGGCGCTGCTGGGGGTGCACGCGTGCGTCGCGGTCACCGCGGTGACCGTGCAGAACACGTTGGGCGTGCAGAGCTTTCACGAGGTGCCCGGTGATGTCGTCGCCGGCCAGATCGAAGCCGTGGCCGGCGACATCGGCATCCAGTCCGCTAAGACCGGGATGCTGGCGTCGCCGCGCATCATCGACACCGTGGCCACCACCTGGCGCCGGCTCGGGTTGACGGTTCCGCTCGTCGTCGACCCGGTGGCGGCCTCCATGCACGGCGATGCGCTGATGGCGCCGGCCGCTCTGGATTCGCTTCGCGACCAACTGTTTCCGCTTGCCACCCTGGTGACACCCAACCTCGACGAGGTGCGGTTGCTGGTCGACATCGAGGTGGTGGACCCGGCGTCGCAGCGGGCGGCCGCCAAGGCGCTGCACGCGCTGGGCCCGCGGTGGGTCCTGGTCAAGGGCGGCCACCTGCGGTCCTCGGATCGCAGCTGCGACCTGCTCTATGACGGCGCCGATTTCCACGAGTTCGACGCCGAGCGCGTGGCGACGGGCAACGACCACGGCGGCGGTGACACGCTCGCCAGCGCGGTGGCGTGCGCGCTCGCGCACGGCTTCAGCGTGCCCGACGCCGTCGAGTTCGGCAAGCGATGGGTCACCGAATGTCTGCGCGCCGCTTACCCGCTCGGCCATGGCCACGGCCCTGTCTCCCCACTGTTTCGGCTGTCATGAATCTTGAAGAGATCGCGGGCATCGCGCATGAACCGGACGGCGCACCCGAAGGCGTTGTGGTTCTGACCCACGGCGCCGGCGGTAACCGGGATTCCGTTCTGCTGCAACAGGTTTGCGACGAGTGGGCGCAGCGCGGCTGGCTTGCGGTCCGTTACAACCTGCCCTACCGCCGCCGCCGGCCCAGCGGCCCTCCCTCGGGCTCGGCCGCCACCGACCGGGCCGGCATCGTCGAGGCCATCACGCTGTGCCGTGGCCTCACCGACGGCCCGCTGGTCGCCGGTGGACATTCCTATGGCGGGCGGCAGACGTCCATGGTGGTTGCGGCCGGGGAGGCCGCCGTGGACGTGCTGACGCTGTTCTCCTATCCGGTGCATCCCCCGGGCAAACCCGAACGCGCGCGCACCGAGCATTTACCCGACATCACGGTGCCGACCGTGTTCACGCACGGCACCTCGGATCCGTTCGGCACGCCCGACGAACTGCGTGCCGCCGCCGCGTTGATCACCGGAACCACCGCCGTCGTCGAGATCGCCAGTGCCCGCCACGATCTGCGATCCAAGACGTTGAACGTGCCGGCGTTGGCCGTCGATGCTGCTCTACAGCTACTCGGGCGCAATTAGCCAGTTAAAACTGGACAGTTTTGGCTGTCTAACTTAAGCTGGTGTCGTGGAGGGCATCAGCAACTCCGCCGTAACGGCGGCACGCGATATCCGGGTGGTGTTCAGCAGGCTACGGCGCCGGCTGAAGGACATCGCGGTCGACGGCCTGACACCGTCGCAGACGGCGGTGCTCACCCGGCTGTGGAAAGAGGGGCCGTCGTCGGCCAGCGCATTGGCCGGCGCGGAACAGGTCCGCCCCCAGTCGATGGCCACCATCCTGGCCGCCCTGGGCCAACGCGGGCTGATCGAACGCGCACCGGACCCGAATGACGGTCGGCGCCAAGTGGTCTCGCTGACCCCAGCTGGGAAGAGGCGCGCCGAAAGCGACCGCCGCGCCCGTGAGGAGTGGCTTGCCCGCACCATCCAGGAGCGCTACACCGAGTCCGAGCGGCGGGTCATCGTCGACGCGCTGTCCCTGCTCGAGCGCTTGACCGAACAATGAAAGGACAGGTGCCACAATGGAAGTAGGACTGCACTTCATCGACTTTCTACCCGGAGACCCGGCCATGCTGGGCCCGACGCTGGCCGACGCAGCCAAGGCCGCCGAGCAAGGCGGCGCCACGCTGTTCACCCTCGCCGACCACCTCTTCCAGATGGAAGAGCTTGCGCCCGCGCAGAATCCGTTCCTCGAGGGCTACACATCGCTGGGCTTCCTGGCCGCCCAGACGACTACGATCGATCTGGCCCTGCTGGTCACCGGCGTCACCTATCGCTATCCCGGTTTATTGGCCAAGGCGGTCACCACCCTGGACGTGCTGTCGCAGGGCCGGTCGATGCTGGGTTTGGGCGCGGCTTGGTACGAACGCGAGCACACCGCGCTGGGCATCCCGTATCCGCCACTGCGCACCCGCTTCGAAATGTTGGAAGAGACGCTGCAGATCTGTAGGCAGATGTGGAGTGCGAACGACGGGCCCTACACCGGCACGCACTACCAGCTGAACGAAACGATCTGTGAGCCGCAACCGATTCGGCGACCCCCGATCCTGATCGGCGGGGACGGTGAGAAGAAGACGCTGCGCCTGGTCGCGCAGTACGCAGACGTCTGGAACAGCATGTCGAACGACGTCGGGGAGCTCGAGCACAAGATCGAGGTGCTGAACCGGCACTGCGACGCGGTTGGCAGGGACCCCGGTGAGGTTCGCAAGACATCCGGCGGCCTGGCCGGCGCCGACCCCTTCGACAACAGGGACGAATTCCTGAAGACGGTCGAACGCTACGCCGCGCTGGGTGTCGACATGATCAATATCGGCCCGATGCCCGGCAA
This window harbors:
- a CDS encoding STAS domain-containing protein, which encodes MKLLAVEHETHDEVVIVSVKGDVDSSTVGELAAHLTTALGLASAQPVRPVVIDLQAVEFFGSAALNAVLDCHEDAKAGGTAVRLVADHDQVLRPIQVTELDRVFEIYPTMSAALQRRRQQ
- a CDS encoding alpha/beta hydrolase family protein encodes the protein MNLEEIAGIAHEPDGAPEGVVVLTHGAGGNRDSVLLQQVCDEWAQRGWLAVRYNLPYRRRRPSGPPSGSAATDRAGIVEAITLCRGLTDGPLVAGGHSYGGRQTSMVVAAGEAAVDVLTLFSYPVHPPGKPERARTEHLPDITVPTVFTHGTSDPFGTPDELRAAAALITGTTAVVEIASARHDLRSKTLNVPALAVDAALQLLGRN
- a CDS encoding MarR family winged helix-turn-helix transcriptional regulator, coding for MEGISNSAVTAARDIRVVFSRLRRRLKDIAVDGLTPSQTAVLTRLWKEGPSSASALAGAEQVRPQSMATILAALGQRGLIERAPDPNDGRRQVVSLTPAGKRRAESDRRAREEWLARTIQERYTESERRVIVDALSLLERLTEQ
- the thiC gene encoding phosphomethylpyrimidine synthase ThiC, yielding MTDVLSGTVDASVTTGPIAGSSKAYREIEGPDGVTLRVPLRRVHLSTGDDFDLYDTSGPYTDPDATIDLTAGLPPRPGVVRDRGTQLQRARAGEITAEMAYIAAREGMPAELVRDEVARGRAVIPANHNHPEIEPMIIGKAFATKVNANIGNSAVTSSIAEEVDKMVWATRWGADTIMDLSTGKNIHETREWILRNSPVPVGTVPIYQALEKTKGDPTELTWELYRDTVIEQCEQGVDYMTVHAGVLLRYVPLTAKRVTGIVSRGGSIMAAWCLAHHRESFLYTNFDELCEIFARYDVTFSLGDGLRPGSIADANDAAQFAELRTLGELTKIAKSHGVQVMIEGPGHVPMHKIVENVRLEEEWCEEAPFYTLGPLATDIAPAYDHITSAIGAAIIAQAGTAMLCYVTPKEHLGLPDRKDVKDGVIAYKIAAHAGDLAKGHPHAQERDNALSTARFEFRWNDQFALSLDPDTAREYHDETLPAEPAKTAHFCSMCGPKFCSMRITQDVRDYAAKHGLDSEEAIEAAMSEGMAEKSREFAEQGNRVYLPLTQ
- a CDS encoding PAS and ANTAR domain-containing protein, which encodes MGGVRFSEPIESDPGLLNIGAFRFWFVGQCWEWSDEVARMHGYEPGEVVPTTQLLLSHKHPDDRAHVQELLDHALQSEQSFSSRHRFIDTAGAVHDAIVVADRMLDESGAVLGTEGYYVDLTNTFDETRREVLDEALPDLFESRAAIEQAKGVLMYVYRVSAEQAFRVLQWRSQETNVKLRALAKQLLTEVAVLPSPAAALQSQFDHLLLTVHERIPSEPAG
- the thiD gene encoding bifunctional hydroxymethylpyrimidine kinase/phosphomethylpyrimidine kinase — protein: MTGTPPSLPLPPPGTTPTRVLTIAGSDSGGGAGIEADMRTMALLGVHACVAVTAVTVQNTLGVQSFHEVPGDVVAGQIEAVAGDIGIQSAKTGMLASPRIIDTVATTWRRLGLTVPLVVDPVAASMHGDALMAPAALDSLRDQLFPLATLVTPNLDEVRLLVDIEVVDPASQRAAAKALHALGPRWVLVKGGHLRSSDRSCDLLYDGADFHEFDAERVATGNDHGGGDTLASAVACALAHGFSVPDAVEFGKRWVTECLRAAYPLGHGHGPVSPLFRLS
- a CDS encoding SpoIIE family protein phosphatase, which produces MNSRLPADLAAAVSLGGEMGRRFAEYDWDTHPLGSPRDWPGEMRAAVATTLASRFPLVLWLDTADLFVVYNDAYIEILGDKHPRSLGQPGRVVWWDIWDSIAPMLTGVVATGEATWSRDLMLPMVTAGRRVERYFTFTYSPLVGADGKAFGIFCPSYETTDRVLSERRLHLLNTVASAIVESRNIDDAVGVAVRVCASQPADLSFVAVYAAGDTGDITLRGATPSVRALLPGELAQLTEWDAARSRSEVKVIDDVAGAIPGVDHVLGADCPQEALVLPLGEASTAGALVVGASPRRPLDTQFQSFCQLLADQLTSTFASIVSYEQQRHRADALAELDRAKTAFLTNVSHEFRTPLTLLLGPLDDALSDAAPQSVLAERLTTAGRNARRLQRLVDSLLDFSRIEAGRANAKLVRTDVGALTAQIASSFAELCHRAGLELELDCAPALADVDPGMWETIVLNLLSNAVKYTLQGTISVQVRAEAGDCVIAVRDTGVGIGAEDQKLLFERFYRADNVRGRSVEGTGIGLSLVRGLVELQRGTVAIDSELDRGTTVTIRVPRSVSGAVVEPSPAGLDETNPYVAEASQWVMTVAEPVAAAPGTTRQLVLIADDNADMRAHLDRVLSARWETVLVGDGESALAATRNLRPDAIVTDVMMPGLDGFGFVAAVRADPELAATPILMLSARAGAEAVSEGYAGGADDYLPKPFRSQELIDRLASRLSAVGRERDRQRREAQSGLAADLVHLDSALQATSSVGGIMDALLGSPLGSGDAGAVAIGVVDGEDHLRFEYAGDLPAEFRDRYHVVALDAPLIGADVARTGESMIVPDTFELPPRYEHAVQDSAASIRACVAHPLRDGSGRILGVLALLWPAPRRFDAAELDAFGRVAELTSSALDRVRLMAREHEIAIDFQEHLLDLDRGSTAAVVAAVYQPAGEAMRVGGDWYSVTPLDPLGRIAISVGDVVGHGLAAAIVMSRLRAAVAASALTAGEPDAVLGSLDRYGASVDGARCATVAYALIDTANRGGGATVSYSCAGHPYPLLVLPDGRTVYLESGRRAPVSVTGNRARDTAGTPNGDTATAELPTGGLILLYTDGLIERSGESLDDGFDRLQAVAAQCADLPVESVCAELLARMAPPSGYRDDVVVLALRPSHLAAGSFATVVPAAPAQIPVARAHLRDWLNTIGVAPRRETDILLATGEAVTNAIEHGSRNEPRQTVSIEAFLRRGTVTVTVSDIGQWLGDSSASLRSRRRGRGLTLMSGLADDVETLRTRAGTRVTLRFDHAVAGSPAAS
- a CDS encoding LLM class F420-dependent oxidoreductase, whose translation is MEVGLHFIDFLPGDPAMLGPTLADAAKAAEQGGATLFTLADHLFQMEELAPAQNPFLEGYTSLGFLAAQTTTIDLALLVTGVTYRYPGLLAKAVTTLDVLSQGRSMLGLGAAWYEREHTALGIPYPPLRTRFEMLEETLQICRQMWSANDGPYTGTHYQLNETICEPQPIRRPPILIGGDGEKKTLRLVAQYADVWNSMSNDVGELEHKIEVLNRHCDAVGRDPGEVRKTSGGLAGADPFDNRDEFLKTVERYAALGVDMINIGPMPGNPDPVGFVRRLGDEVIPRLAEIG